The Nitrospirota bacterium genomic sequence GGCGGGGCATTCTGGCGTGGTGCGGGGTAAAAATGGGCATAATCAGTGAGATCAGAGAAACCATTATTTATAAAGGTATCGGTATCTTAGACCCATGGGTCGGTAGTGAACAGACCAAAAAAGAAATCTTAGCGGTACTTTTATCAGGTAGAAACTTAATTCTTGAAGGACCCCCTGGTGTAGGTAAAACATTATTGGCAAAATCGACCGCACAATCTTTGCCAGACATTCAGGCTAACGATTGTAGTTTCAATTGTGAAC encodes the following:
- a CDS encoding ATP-binding protein, with the protein product RGILAWCGVKMGIISEIRETIIYKGIGILDPWVGSEQTKKEILAVLLSGRNLILEGPPGVGKTLLAKSTAQSLPDIQANDCSFNCEPGSIQCPQCRSEKKQVITMLRTTEIIRM